Proteins co-encoded in one Nicotiana sylvestris chromosome 7, ASM39365v2, whole genome shotgun sequence genomic window:
- the LOC104227248 gene encoding large ribosomal subunit protein uL23, which produces MAPAKADPSKKSDPKAQAAKVAKAVKSGSTFKKKSQKIRTKVTFHRPKTLKKDRNPKYPRISAPGRNKLDQYGILKYPLTTESAMKKIEDNNTLVFIVDIKADKRKIKDAVKKMYDIQTKKVNTLIRPDGTKKAYVRLTPDYDALDVANKIGII; this is translated from the exons ATGGCTCCAGCTAAAG CTGATCCGTCCAAAAAATCTGATCCCAAGGCACAGGCAGCTAAGGTTGCCAAGGCCGTCAAGTCAGGATCAACCTTCAAGAAGAAGTCACAAAAGATAAGGACAAAAGTTACATTCCACCGACCCAAGACTTTGAAGAAGGATAGAAACCCCAAGTACCCTCGTATCAGTGCACCTGGAAGGAACAAACTTGATCAGTACGGAATTCTAAAGTATCCCCTCACCACCGAGTCTGCAATGAAGAAGATTGAGGACAACAATACCCTTGTTTTCATCGTGGACATCAAGGCTGATAAAAGGAAGATTAAGGATGCCGTGAAGAAGATGTATGACATCCAGACAAAGAAAGTCAATACCTTGATTAG GCCTGATGGGACTAAGAAAGCATATGTGAGGTTGACTCCTGACTACGATGCATTGGACGTTGCCAACAAAATTGGAATCATCTAA
- the LOC138873989 gene encoding zinc finger BED domain-containing protein RICESLEEPER 2-like: MPITEVANSHCTDPSRLLTSRTWDVIEDVVQFLQKIYVATLEFSGAYYPTIVNGLVHIAEISLFLHNLKNKKGYTSVVESILDKFKKYFYPISHIYLIGVILNPTTKMIKCRQLINALYTYMNIRPIETPDIDTCISDLHKYLQTLCNYYANIVDASSVVDVNIPSSNTSTSGTTLDDDDDVQDYLIWSTLGEHQQTSSRNIDELQFYLQKSPKPLIKDFLPLGWWKSNSNQFPVLSAMARDVLNVPISIVASESAFSQARQQLGDTRHLVGSNFSEILVCFRDWIKSNGKIKGVPR, translated from the coding sequence ATgcctataactgaagttgctaattctcattgtaccgatcctagccgtttgttaacatctagaacttgggaTGTCATTGAAGATGTtgtacaatttttacaaaaaatttatgtggctacacttgagttttctggagcttattatcctactattgtaaatggtttagttcatattgctgaaatttctctttttctacATAATCTGAAGAATAAAAAAGGATATACTTCTGTTGTTGAATCTATTttagataagtttaaaaaatatttctaccCAATTTCCCATATTTACCTAATTGGTGTTATTTTAAACCCTACTACCAAAATGATAAAGTGTCGCCAATTAATcaatgctttatatacttatatgaaTATTAGACCAATAGAAACTCCTGATATTGATACTTGTATTTCTGATCTACACAAATATTTACAAACTTTATGtaattattatgctaacattgttgatgcttcttcgGTTGTAGATGTAAATATTCCTTCAAGTAATACTTCAACATCTGGAACAACcttggatgatgatgatgatgttcaagattatttgatttggtctacactaggagagcatcaacaaaccagtagcaggaatattgatgaactccaattctacttgcaaaagtcacCAAAGCCCCTCATAAAGGATTTTCTACCGCTGGGTTGGTGGAAGAGCAACTCAaatcaatttcctgttctttcggccatggctcgagacgtgctaaatgtgccaatttcaatagtcgcatcagagagcgcatttagccaagcaaggcaGCAGCTAGGAGATACCCGTCATTTAGTGGGTAGCAACTTTTCGGAAATTCTAGtgtgcttcagagattggataaAATCTAACGGAAAAATCAAGGGCGTGCCGAGGTAG